One part of the Haliotis asinina isolate JCU_RB_2024 chromosome 2, JCU_Hal_asi_v2, whole genome shotgun sequence genome encodes these proteins:
- the LOC137273188 gene encoding monocarboxylate transporter 12-like isoform X2: protein MKSQPNIDGGWALVVLGAVVFNLTVVGTVTVCLGMFQDQFLQHYDGSTGFISLVCSLFISLQSILGPVASIICNTFSIRTSVMLGGTLLSVGLVASSSTQTLVQLMACFGILAGTGFGIVYTPTAIAVGHYFKEKRVLANGIALASAGIGILSGPHLIGWLIDQFGWRMAMSTLGCITAQMVVMGSLIFPLERTPQTKENMFSCCYRKNNSAQEKEPPVISETTSCQCWKKRSIVVENSKHESSCSVLKDKILWIYSLNYFMEMMGYSIQIVHLPSYVRSVGVPQTKVPSLFTAYGLTLTVARFLGGAVCNQKDIDLLMVYTSCQGLKAIAVIFMPLFAHGFPQLVLYQVIYGVYFGFSYILLTPIIVELFGVDKLATVFGVTLCVGGMSYLIGPTIAGALYDITSSYSAGFYIGGCVSLLGSMLLFLIPILRKDTKVTREPDKKERLVPPEDKEPLPIPENMEKLLPQEDKISLEKKYIDSPC from the exons ATGAAGTCACAACCGAACATCGATGGCGGCTGGGCGTTGGTGGTTCTTGGGGCGGTGGTCTTCAACCTGACGGTAGTTGGGACTGTCACCGTCTGTCTGG GGATGTTCCAGGACCAATTTCTTCAGCATTACGATGGCAGCACGGGTTTTATAAGCTTGGTGTGCTCCCTCTTCATCAGCCTACAGTCAATATTAG GTCCCGTGGCGAGTATCATCTGCAACACGTTCAGTATACGTACGTCAGTGATGCTGGGAGGCACCCTGCTGTCTGTTGGACTTGTAGCCTCAAGCAGTACTCAAACACTGGTGCAACTAATGGCTTGTTTTGGGATACTCGCAG GGACTGGGTTCGGTATTGTATACACCCCAACTGCAATAGCTGTTGGCCATTACTTCAAGGAGAAGAGAGTACTTGCCAATGGAATCGCCTTAGCATCAGCGGGTATCGGTATCCTGTCTGGCCCGCATCTGATTGGCTGGTTGATTGACCAGTTTGGCTGGAGGATGGCCATGTCCACGCTTGGATGCATCACTGCACAGATGGTGGTCATGGGATCTCTGATATTTCCACTTGAGAGGACACCTCAGactaaagaaaatatgttttcgtGTTGCTACCGGAAGAACAATTCCGCGCAAGAGAAGGAACCCCCAGTGATATCTGAAACCACTTCctgtcagtgttggaaaaaaCGCAGTATCGTTGTAGAAAATAGCAAACATGAGAGTTCATGCTCGGTTTTAAAAGATAAAATCCTCTGGATCTACAGCCTCAACTATTTCATGGAAATGATGGGCTACTCCATTCAGATTGTCCATCTGCCATCCTATGTGCGTTCGGTTGGAGTGCCACAGACCAAGGTTCCGTCACTGTTCACCGCCTACGGTCTCACGCTTACTGTAGCTCGGTTTCTTGGCGGGGCTGTGTGTAACCAGAAAGACATTGATCTACTCATGGTGTACACATCGTGCCAAGGCCTTAAAGCCATAGCAGTGATATTCATGCCTCTATTCGCTCATGGATTTCCCCAACTTGTTCTATACCAAGTTATATATGGTGTATACTTCGGATTTAGTTACATCTTGCTGACACCTATAATCGTGGAACTGTTTGGAGTCGACAAGCTGGCAACAGTGTTCGGAGTTACattgtgtgttggtggtatgaGTTATCTGATTGGTCCAACCATTGCTG GTGCTCTGTACGACATCACATCATCTTACTCGGCCGGATTCTACATTGGTG GCTGCGTGTCTCTGCTAGGATCTATGCTCCTGTTCTTAATACCCATCCTGAGAAAAGACACCAAAGTCACTAGGGAGCCAGACAAAAAGGAACGTTTGGTTCCGCCAGAAGACAAAGAACCGCTACCTATTCCTGAGAACATGGAGAAACTTCTACCACAAGAGGACAAAATATCACTGGAGAAGAAATACATAGATAGTCCATGCTGA
- the LOC137273188 gene encoding monocarboxylate transporter 12-like isoform X3, with protein MFAKGQTDTVMKSQPNIDGGWALVVLGAVVFNLTVVGTVTVCLGPVASIICNTFSIRTSVMLGGTLLSVGLVASSSTQTLVQLMACFGILAGTGFGIVYTPTAIAVGHYFKEKRVLANGIALASAGIGILSGPHLIGWLIDQFGWRMAMSTLGCITAQMVVMGSLIFPLERTPQTKENMFSCCYRKNNSAQEKEPPVISETTSCQCWKKRSIVVENSKHESSCSVLKDKILWIYSLNYFMEMMGYSIQIVHLPSYVRSVGVPQTKVPSLFTAYGLTLTVARFLGGAVCNQKDIDLLMVYTSCQGLKAIAVIFMPLFAHGFPQLVLYQVIYGVYFGFSYILLTPIIVELFGVDKLATVFGVTLCVGGMSYLIGPTIAGALYDITSSYSAGFYIGGCVSLLGSMLLFLIPILRKDTKVTREPDKKERLVPPEDKEPLPIPENMEKLLPQEDKISLEKKYIDSPC; from the exons ATGTTTGCAAAAGGTCAGACAGACACAG TGATGAAGTCACAACCGAACATCGATGGCGGCTGGGCGTTGGTGGTTCTTGGGGCGGTGGTCTTCAACCTGACGGTAGTTGGGACTGTCACCGTCTGTCTGG GTCCCGTGGCGAGTATCATCTGCAACACGTTCAGTATACGTACGTCAGTGATGCTGGGAGGCACCCTGCTGTCTGTTGGACTTGTAGCCTCAAGCAGTACTCAAACACTGGTGCAACTAATGGCTTGTTTTGGGATACTCGCAG GGACTGGGTTCGGTATTGTATACACCCCAACTGCAATAGCTGTTGGCCATTACTTCAAGGAGAAGAGAGTACTTGCCAATGGAATCGCCTTAGCATCAGCGGGTATCGGTATCCTGTCTGGCCCGCATCTGATTGGCTGGTTGATTGACCAGTTTGGCTGGAGGATGGCCATGTCCACGCTTGGATGCATCACTGCACAGATGGTGGTCATGGGATCTCTGATATTTCCACTTGAGAGGACACCTCAGactaaagaaaatatgttttcgtGTTGCTACCGGAAGAACAATTCCGCGCAAGAGAAGGAACCCCCAGTGATATCTGAAACCACTTCctgtcagtgttggaaaaaaCGCAGTATCGTTGTAGAAAATAGCAAACATGAGAGTTCATGCTCGGTTTTAAAAGATAAAATCCTCTGGATCTACAGCCTCAACTATTTCATGGAAATGATGGGCTACTCCATTCAGATTGTCCATCTGCCATCCTATGTGCGTTCGGTTGGAGTGCCACAGACCAAGGTTCCGTCACTGTTCACCGCCTACGGTCTCACGCTTACTGTAGCTCGGTTTCTTGGCGGGGCTGTGTGTAACCAGAAAGACATTGATCTACTCATGGTGTACACATCGTGCCAAGGCCTTAAAGCCATAGCAGTGATATTCATGCCTCTATTCGCTCATGGATTTCCCCAACTTGTTCTATACCAAGTTATATATGGTGTATACTTCGGATTTAGTTACATCTTGCTGACACCTATAATCGTGGAACTGTTTGGAGTCGACAAGCTGGCAACAGTGTTCGGAGTTACattgtgtgttggtggtatgaGTTATCTGATTGGTCCAACCATTGCTG GTGCTCTGTACGACATCACATCATCTTACTCGGCCGGATTCTACATTGGTG GCTGCGTGTCTCTGCTAGGATCTATGCTCCTGTTCTTAATACCCATCCTGAGAAAAGACACCAAAGTCACTAGGGAGCCAGACAAAAAGGAACGTTTGGTTCCGCCAGAAGACAAAGAACCGCTACCTATTCCTGAGAACATGGAGAAACTTCTACCACAAGAGGACAAAATATCACTGGAGAAGAAATACATAGATAGTCCATGCTGA
- the LOC137273188 gene encoding monocarboxylate transporter 12-like isoform X4, with the protein MKSQPNIDGGWALVVLGAVVFNLTVVGTVTVCLGPVASIICNTFSIRTSVMLGGTLLSVGLVASSSTQTLVQLMACFGILAGTGFGIVYTPTAIAVGHYFKEKRVLANGIALASAGIGILSGPHLIGWLIDQFGWRMAMSTLGCITAQMVVMGSLIFPLERTPQTKENMFSCCYRKNNSAQEKEPPVISETTSCQCWKKRSIVVENSKHESSCSVLKDKILWIYSLNYFMEMMGYSIQIVHLPSYVRSVGVPQTKVPSLFTAYGLTLTVARFLGGAVCNQKDIDLLMVYTSCQGLKAIAVIFMPLFAHGFPQLVLYQVIYGVYFGFSYILLTPIIVELFGVDKLATVFGVTLCVGGMSYLIGPTIAGALYDITSSYSAGFYIGGCVSLLGSMLLFLIPILRKDTKVTREPDKKERLVPPEDKEPLPIPENMEKLLPQEDKISLEKKYIDSPC; encoded by the exons ATGAAGTCACAACCGAACATCGATGGCGGCTGGGCGTTGGTGGTTCTTGGGGCGGTGGTCTTCAACCTGACGGTAGTTGGGACTGTCACCGTCTGTCTGG GTCCCGTGGCGAGTATCATCTGCAACACGTTCAGTATACGTACGTCAGTGATGCTGGGAGGCACCCTGCTGTCTGTTGGACTTGTAGCCTCAAGCAGTACTCAAACACTGGTGCAACTAATGGCTTGTTTTGGGATACTCGCAG GGACTGGGTTCGGTATTGTATACACCCCAACTGCAATAGCTGTTGGCCATTACTTCAAGGAGAAGAGAGTACTTGCCAATGGAATCGCCTTAGCATCAGCGGGTATCGGTATCCTGTCTGGCCCGCATCTGATTGGCTGGTTGATTGACCAGTTTGGCTGGAGGATGGCCATGTCCACGCTTGGATGCATCACTGCACAGATGGTGGTCATGGGATCTCTGATATTTCCACTTGAGAGGACACCTCAGactaaagaaaatatgttttcgtGTTGCTACCGGAAGAACAATTCCGCGCAAGAGAAGGAACCCCCAGTGATATCTGAAACCACTTCctgtcagtgttggaaaaaaCGCAGTATCGTTGTAGAAAATAGCAAACATGAGAGTTCATGCTCGGTTTTAAAAGATAAAATCCTCTGGATCTACAGCCTCAACTATTTCATGGAAATGATGGGCTACTCCATTCAGATTGTCCATCTGCCATCCTATGTGCGTTCGGTTGGAGTGCCACAGACCAAGGTTCCGTCACTGTTCACCGCCTACGGTCTCACGCTTACTGTAGCTCGGTTTCTTGGCGGGGCTGTGTGTAACCAGAAAGACATTGATCTACTCATGGTGTACACATCGTGCCAAGGCCTTAAAGCCATAGCAGTGATATTCATGCCTCTATTCGCTCATGGATTTCCCCAACTTGTTCTATACCAAGTTATATATGGTGTATACTTCGGATTTAGTTACATCTTGCTGACACCTATAATCGTGGAACTGTTTGGAGTCGACAAGCTGGCAACAGTGTTCGGAGTTACattgtgtgttggtggtatgaGTTATCTGATTGGTCCAACCATTGCTG GTGCTCTGTACGACATCACATCATCTTACTCGGCCGGATTCTACATTGGTG GCTGCGTGTCTCTGCTAGGATCTATGCTCCTGTTCTTAATACCCATCCTGAGAAAAGACACCAAAGTCACTAGGGAGCCAGACAAAAAGGAACGTTTGGTTCCGCCAGAAGACAAAGAACCGCTACCTATTCCTGAGAACATGGAGAAACTTCTACCACAAGAGGACAAAATATCACTGGAGAAGAAATACATAGATAGTCCATGCTGA
- the LOC137273188 gene encoding monocarboxylate transporter 12-like isoform X1, which translates to MFAKGQTDTVMKSQPNIDGGWALVVLGAVVFNLTVVGTVTVCLGMFQDQFLQHYDGSTGFISLVCSLFISLQSILGPVASIICNTFSIRTSVMLGGTLLSVGLVASSSTQTLVQLMACFGILAGTGFGIVYTPTAIAVGHYFKEKRVLANGIALASAGIGILSGPHLIGWLIDQFGWRMAMSTLGCITAQMVVMGSLIFPLERTPQTKENMFSCCYRKNNSAQEKEPPVISETTSCQCWKKRSIVVENSKHESSCSVLKDKILWIYSLNYFMEMMGYSIQIVHLPSYVRSVGVPQTKVPSLFTAYGLTLTVARFLGGAVCNQKDIDLLMVYTSCQGLKAIAVIFMPLFAHGFPQLVLYQVIYGVYFGFSYILLTPIIVELFGVDKLATVFGVTLCVGGMSYLIGPTIAGALYDITSSYSAGFYIGGCVSLLGSMLLFLIPILRKDTKVTREPDKKERLVPPEDKEPLPIPENMEKLLPQEDKISLEKKYIDSPC; encoded by the exons ATGTTTGCAAAAGGTCAGACAGACACAG TGATGAAGTCACAACCGAACATCGATGGCGGCTGGGCGTTGGTGGTTCTTGGGGCGGTGGTCTTCAACCTGACGGTAGTTGGGACTGTCACCGTCTGTCTGG GGATGTTCCAGGACCAATTTCTTCAGCATTACGATGGCAGCACGGGTTTTATAAGCTTGGTGTGCTCCCTCTTCATCAGCCTACAGTCAATATTAG GTCCCGTGGCGAGTATCATCTGCAACACGTTCAGTATACGTACGTCAGTGATGCTGGGAGGCACCCTGCTGTCTGTTGGACTTGTAGCCTCAAGCAGTACTCAAACACTGGTGCAACTAATGGCTTGTTTTGGGATACTCGCAG GGACTGGGTTCGGTATTGTATACACCCCAACTGCAATAGCTGTTGGCCATTACTTCAAGGAGAAGAGAGTACTTGCCAATGGAATCGCCTTAGCATCAGCGGGTATCGGTATCCTGTCTGGCCCGCATCTGATTGGCTGGTTGATTGACCAGTTTGGCTGGAGGATGGCCATGTCCACGCTTGGATGCATCACTGCACAGATGGTGGTCATGGGATCTCTGATATTTCCACTTGAGAGGACACCTCAGactaaagaaaatatgttttcgtGTTGCTACCGGAAGAACAATTCCGCGCAAGAGAAGGAACCCCCAGTGATATCTGAAACCACTTCctgtcagtgttggaaaaaaCGCAGTATCGTTGTAGAAAATAGCAAACATGAGAGTTCATGCTCGGTTTTAAAAGATAAAATCCTCTGGATCTACAGCCTCAACTATTTCATGGAAATGATGGGCTACTCCATTCAGATTGTCCATCTGCCATCCTATGTGCGTTCGGTTGGAGTGCCACAGACCAAGGTTCCGTCACTGTTCACCGCCTACGGTCTCACGCTTACTGTAGCTCGGTTTCTTGGCGGGGCTGTGTGTAACCAGAAAGACATTGATCTACTCATGGTGTACACATCGTGCCAAGGCCTTAAAGCCATAGCAGTGATATTCATGCCTCTATTCGCTCATGGATTTCCCCAACTTGTTCTATACCAAGTTATATATGGTGTATACTTCGGATTTAGTTACATCTTGCTGACACCTATAATCGTGGAACTGTTTGGAGTCGACAAGCTGGCAACAGTGTTCGGAGTTACattgtgtgttggtggtatgaGTTATCTGATTGGTCCAACCATTGCTG GTGCTCTGTACGACATCACATCATCTTACTCGGCCGGATTCTACATTGGTG GCTGCGTGTCTCTGCTAGGATCTATGCTCCTGTTCTTAATACCCATCCTGAGAAAAGACACCAAAGTCACTAGGGAGCCAGACAAAAAGGAACGTTTGGTTCCGCCAGAAGACAAAGAACCGCTACCTATTCCTGAGAACATGGAGAAACTTCTACCACAAGAGGACAAAATATCACTGGAGAAGAAATACATAGATAGTCCATGCTGA
- the LOC137273187 gene encoding uncharacterized protein, translating to MSATNLVLLTTVTLLLVIITEQAPAVQDTVPALEVVVASNGTYQLKIKGTTWLNSAPTFFVLNNQRYGDDDGSLTVESVQKINFQGDRLGPGVETQITFKADNVTIVASVLAYASDELLTFKVHFPEGATDINHLNYDSTICGFPGFKMENDLYALGFMSLGGEFSGYTDQVLGRWNKSANIQDGLEGSATLNLFDKSFNAITIGPQDNFMSSSLWRDIDNDHVYWGIMSGVNQIPANFTYQVLTAYSADVTQSMFVWGYAISGLYNQLSRPSDPVVNKIGYWTGEGSFYYEKGSSVGFSYEDAITNVFEEAVNRSLPYSYLELDNWWPTKGQGGGVKEWTAPTDIFPNGIEQLQNKIKVPIVAKNNFWSSDTVYATQNQGQYNFDISGDMALPKDEAFWDFLFGTAKQWGMTTYVQDNMTEIFRQFDYLKTDLHYGRNWLMSMGTAASKHNITIQYSGATPRMVMQSMEIPAVTQIRVSPNYGVSKDQWKIGLTSIFASGLQVAISKDGFLSQLHEDALGDPNSERQSLVSSLSRGTFETGDEAWKANTTLIMKSCLRDGTILRPDYPVVAVDAQLIQRAFQDGTGPVGEVWSTFSTVTRMGTGPTLTFGIIFASNLQGSYAITPSIAGFTFEYAKSKIFNAKDPRQQQDFSDDKPFTLTGCTADTYCLYYTSPIITLNNKEVLIMGELDKWIPMSRQRVLNVTVSDVITINMVGAKQEKVEMWFSVNGNMGALAIDVNNDGEATLVFEDKPLNTGGRSQPVHAVVAAVMLLLTFVCKLS from the exons ATGTCGGCGACAAACCTCGTCCTTCTGACAACTGTCACTTTACTGCTTGTAATAATCACAG AACAAGCGCCAGCGGTACAAGATACTGTTCCTGCCTTAGAAGTGGTTGTCGCCAGTAACGGCACGTACCAGCTCAAGATCAAGGGCACGACCTGGTTGAACAGCGCTCCCACCTTCTTCGTGTTGAACAACCAGAGGTATGGAGACGATGATGGTTCACTGACGGTTGAGTCCGTCCAGAAAATCAACTTCCAAGGGGACCGGCTGGGACCTGGCGTGGAGACCCAAATCACCTTTAAGGCTGACAACGTCACCATCGTTGCAAGTGTACTGGCATACGCATCCGATGAGCTGCTTACATTTAAAGTG CACTTCCCAGAGGGTGCTACAGACATCAATCACCTCAACTACGACAGCACTATCTGCGGCTTCCCCGGCTTCAAGATGGAGAACGACTTGTATGCCCTCGGCTTCATGTCTCTGGGTGGGGAGTTTTCCGGCTACACGGATCAGGTGCTGGGCAG ATGGAACAAGTCGGCCAACATCCAGGACGGCCTGGAAGGATCGGCCACACTCAACTTATTTGATAAAAGTTTCAACGCCATCACCATCGGCCCACAGGACAACTTCATGTCCTCCTCCCTGTGGCGTGACATCGACAACGACCACGTATACTGGGGGATTATGAGCGGTGTTAATCAAATTCCAGCTAATTTCACATACCAAGTTTTGACGGCCTATTCCGCTGACGTCACACAG AGCATGTTCGTGTGGGGATACGCGATTTCCGGATTATACAATCAGCTGAGTCGACCCTCCGACCCAGTGGTAAACAAAATCGGTTACTGGACGGGTGAAG GATCCTTCTATTACGAGAAAGGAAGTTCCGTGGGTTTTAGCTATGAAGATGCTATTACTAACGTATTTGAAGAGGCAGTTAATAGATCCCTACCTTACAG TTATTTAGAACTGGACAACTGGTGGCCCACGAAAGGTCAAGGTGGAGGTGTCAAGGAATGGACAGCACCAACAGACATCTTCCCCAACGGGATCGA GCAACTTCAAAACAAGATAAAGGTACCGATTGTTGCCAAGAACAACTTCTG GTCGAGCGATACAGTCTACGCAACCCAAAACCAGGGACAGTACAACTTCGACATATCTGGAGACATGGCTCTGCCTAAAGATGAG GCGTTTTGGGACTTCCTGTTCGGAACAGCCAAACAGTGGGGGATGACGACTTACGTTCAG GACAACATGACGGAAATATTCCGTCAGTTCGATTACCTGAAGACGGACCTGCACTACGGCAGGAACTGGTTGATGAGCATGGGCACTGCTGCCTCCAAACACAACATCACCATTCAGTACAGTGGCGCCACCCCGCGGATGGTGATGCAATCTATGGAGATTCCTGCTGTCACACAA ATTCGAGTGAGTCCCAACTACGGTGTGTCAAAGGATCAGTGGAAGATTGGGCTGACGTCTATATTCGCCAGCGGTCTACAAGTCGCCATATCTAAAGACGGGTTTCTATCCCAGCTTCATGAAGATG CTCTTGGGGATCCTAACTCAGAGCGGCAAAGCCTGGTCTCCTCCCTCAGCAGGGGCACGTTTGAGACTGGCGACGAGGCTTGGAAGGCCAACACAACGCTCATCATGAA GAGCTGCCTCCGAGATGGGACTATTCTGAGACCTGACTACCCGGTTGTTGCTGTAGACGCCCAGCTCATACAG AGGGCGTTCCAAGACGGCACCGGACCAGTTGGTGAAGTGTGGTCGACTTTCTCCACCGTCACTAGGATGGGGACTGGTCCTACGCTAACGTTTGGTATCATCTTTGCTTCCAATCTACAAGGATCATATGCCATCACACCCTCTATCGCTGGTTTCACCTTTGAG TATGCCAAGAGTAAGATCTTCAACGCCAAGGATCCCCGTCAGCAGCAGGACTTTTCTGATGACAAACCCTTCACGCTGACTGGCTGTACCGCCGACACATACTGCCTCTACTACACATCCCCCATCATCACCCTCAA TAACAAGGAAGTGTTGATCATGGGCGAGCTGGACAAATGGATACCAATGTCACGACAACGTGTTCTCAACGTTACCGTCAGCGACGTCATCACCATTAACATGGTAGGAGCGAAACAGGAGAAGGTGGAGATGTGGTTTTCTGTGAACGGAAACATGGGGGCTCTAGCCATTGACGTGAACAATGACGGAGAGGCAACTCTTGTATTCGAGGACAAGCCATTGAACACAGGTGGACGTAGTCAGCCAGTGCACGCTGTTGTTGCTGCCGTCATGCTACTTCTCACCTTTGTGTGTAAACTGTCATAG